The Deltaproteobacteria bacterium genome has a segment encoding these proteins:
- a CDS encoding DUF47 domain-containing protein, producing the protein MVFGRLLPRETSFFEFFEKHAQLSLQGAKVFSEIVSNSLSVQEGARQIKTIEHDADTVTHECVAALHKTFITPIEREDVHRLISRMDDILDALEAASERLSLYEIEEMTPEIRELGKVLVKATEKLGVALRGLRDMKHAEPILEACVDVNRLENEGDAILRIAVARLFREEKDPITVIKWKEIYENLETAADRCEDVANVVEGIVLENA; encoded by the coding sequence GTGGTATTTGGTCGCCTTTTGCCTCGTGAAACAAGTTTTTTTGAATTTTTTGAAAAACACGCTCAATTAAGTTTACAGGGAGCAAAAGTTTTTAGTGAAATAGTTTCTAACTCCTTAAGTGTGCAAGAGGGTGCTCGACAGATAAAAACCATTGAGCACGATGCCGATACAGTAACACACGAGTGTGTTGCAGCTTTGCATAAAACTTTTATTACTCCAATTGAGCGTGAAGATGTGCATCGGCTGATTTCACGCATGGATGACATTCTTGATGCACTCGAAGCGGCATCTGAGCGTCTGTCTTTATATGAAATTGAAGAGATGACTCCTGAAATTCGTGAACTTGGTAAGGTGCTGGTCAAAGCTACTGAAAAGCTGGGGGTAGCACTACGCGGCTTGCGCGATATGAAGCATGCTGAACCAATTTTAGAGGCATGTGTTGATGTTAATCGTCTTGAAAATGAAGGCGACGCTATTTTGCGTATTGCCGTAGCGCGGCTATTTCGTGAAGAGAAAGATCCAATTACCGTTATTAAGTGGAAAGAAATCTACGAAAATCTCGAGACCGCAGCAGACCGTTGTGAAGATGTCGCCAATGTTGTCGAAGGTATCGTTCTCGAAAACGCCTAA
- a CDS encoding inorganic phosphate transporter, producing the protein MDFLLICIIGTVGLALIFDVINGFHDAANSIATVVSTRVLSPRFAVLWAAFFNFVAMFVFAPKVANTISKIVHIDPNDIAFVYVVMAGLIGAIVWDLFTWWWALPTSSSHALVGGFAGAGVAYAGFNVLHWGKLIKTMQFIIIAPMLGMVLGFLIMLIVFWLFRRWRPRRVDTVFRRAQLVSAALYSLGHGGNDAQKTMGIIVALLVASKYISPNHVGIPWWIILSCHAAMALGTALGGWRIVRTMGMRITKLQPVGGFCAETAGAFTLFLSTVFGIPVSTTHTITGSIIGVGATKKLSAIRWGVASRIIWAWIFTIPVAALISAAVFNIINHFHPGF; encoded by the coding sequence ATGGATTTTTTGCTAATTTGTATAATCGGTACTGTAGGACTCGCGCTTATTTTCGATGTAATTAATGGTTTTCATGATGCCGCCAATTCTATTGCTACTGTAGTTTCTACTCGTGTTCTCTCACCGCGTTTTGCGGTGTTATGGGCAGCTTTTTTCAATTTTGTGGCCATGTTTGTTTTTGCTCCCAAGGTCGCAAACACCATCAGCAAAATTGTCCATATCGATCCTAATGACATCGCTTTTGTTTATGTAGTTATGGCAGGACTTATTGGTGCTATTGTTTGGGACTTATTTACTTGGTGGTGGGCGCTACCAACTAGCTCATCGCATGCACTAGTTGGCGGTTTTGCTGGTGCTGGTGTTGCTTATGCTGGTTTCAACGTGTTGCATTGGGGCAAATTAATAAAGACAATGCAATTTATTATTATAGCTCCTATGTTGGGTATGGTTCTTGGTTTCTTGATAATGCTTATAGTTTTTTGGTTGTTTCGTCGCTGGCGACCTCGGCGCGTTGATACAGTATTTCGCCGGGCACAACTTGTTTCAGCGGCACTTTATTCTTTGGGTCATGGTGGTAATGATGCCCAAAAAACTATGGGTATTATTGTCGCATTACTTGTCGCTTCAAAATATATATCTCCGAATCATGTTGGTATTCCGTGGTGGATAATTTTATCTTGTCACGCAGCTATGGCACTTGGGACAGCCCTGGGAGGTTGGCGCATTGTTCGAACCATGGGCATGCGTATAACTAAACTTCAGCCAGTAGGCGGTTTTTGTGCTGAGACCGCGGGCGCCTTTACTTTATTTTTAAGCACTGTATTTGGTATTCCGGTTTCAACTACTCATACTATTACCGGTTCTATTATTGGGGTTGGTGCTACCAAGAAATTAAGTGCCATTCGTTGGGGAGTTGCCAGTCGTATTATTTGGGCCTGGATATTTACTATTCCGGTTGCGGCGTTAATATCAGCGGCGGTATTTAATATAATTAATCATTTTCATCCCGGCTTTTAA
- a CDS encoding VWA domain-containing protein, with protein sequence MIFASIFLLQCSGQILLPGEALCSGPDCYCIDKSECGEQYDCIDHRCIEKLCLPGSSDGACPSGRDCINGICIIIGTTGTTGTTGTTGTTAYYCNCNPSQGCIDGVCYSITEENQCRIDNPTGLCGNGSVCLGGDCKEITPSNACSKERPNGFCAEGSVCDGGYCLPITERPCSKDNQDGYCVLGQHCVPPGECEAIPCGKSMPNGRCDPGEYCSSNFRCIAVGTCDGEADCQDHYKCNNTQCIRDYSCKDAEKDCLTNEHCSSTNECLPIGKCKNIDDCGNDEKCSQFGNCINKANCEAPGDCTDNKKCGVTNVCLAPGECRDRADCPPGHGCIDKKCEITADRCRYCAEPSTTCISGEQCTGNDCDCDSSYQRCSTGGFCLFKGQCVNKDDCIEGYLCGDDYKCQPPNTVACNSQSCGQNKCSFTGGCIAPDKCVVTNDCSNANELCNGDWQCKTDTTCGSWAPVATTRVSPNMLIVLDRSSSMTLDLGNTNIKRWDAAKSAVSTVLAENTDTIRFGLSMFPAGNVECATGVMNVVVGDNKASEINSTLNTSGTGHGTSTRATLDNIKDNLSTFGLDDPNRDNYILLVTDGEPWCEENGCNATCRAARVNASVKALYDLGIKTYVIGISIGNSGAGFNSLNCAAVYGGTQTQDCPITTGSCQSGSTNTCSCNANSPTACYAPADSLEGLNAILANIAGQIVSCTFSLDNTIDDLSRLYVYRNDPENTSLCPQPSECLIAQDSVDGWTVNSNTNQIVFNGSSCDSIKDNIYHPTLVFGCPVPGE encoded by the coding sequence GTGATTTTTGCTTCAATATTTTTACTTCAATGTAGCGGCCAAATACTTCTGCCTGGCGAAGCCTTGTGCAGCGGCCCTGATTGTTATTGTATCGATAAATCTGAGTGTGGTGAACAATACGATTGTATAGATCATCGCTGTATTGAGAAACTTTGTTTACCAGGCTCATCAGATGGTGCTTGTCCTTCTGGGCGAGATTGTATTAATGGTATCTGTATAATAATCGGTACTACTGGTACTACTGGTACTACTGGTACTACTGGCACGACAGCTTATTATTGTAACTGTAACCCATCGCAGGGCTGCATCGATGGAGTTTGTTATAGCATAACTGAAGAAAACCAATGCCGCATTGATAATCCCACCGGGTTATGTGGCAATGGTAGTGTTTGCTTAGGTGGTGATTGTAAAGAGATCACCCCTAGCAATGCCTGCAGCAAAGAACGTCCAAATGGTTTCTGCGCCGAAGGATCGGTTTGCGATGGTGGATATTGCCTACCTATAACTGAGCGTCCTTGTTCTAAGGATAATCAAGATGGTTATTGTGTGTTGGGGCAGCATTGTGTGCCACCTGGTGAGTGTGAAGCTATCCCTTGTGGTAAATCGATGCCTAATGGTCGTTGTGACCCAGGCGAATATTGCAGCTCGAACTTTCGCTGCATTGCTGTTGGTACTTGTGATGGCGAGGCCGACTGTCAAGATCATTATAAGTGCAACAATACACAATGTATACGCGATTATTCATGCAAAGATGCTGAAAAAGATTGTTTAACCAATGAGCATTGTTCATCTACTAACGAGTGTTTACCAATAGGTAAATGCAAAAACATAGATGATTGTGGTAATGATGAGAAATGCTCCCAGTTTGGCAATTGTATAAACAAAGCTAATTGCGAAGCTCCAGGTGATTGCACTGATAATAAAAAATGCGGGGTTACCAATGTATGTCTTGCCCCTGGTGAGTGCAGAGATAGAGCTGATTGTCCTCCCGGCCATGGTTGTATCGATAAAAAATGTGAAATAACCGCTGATAGATGCAGATATTGTGCAGAACCTTCAACAACTTGTATTAGCGGTGAACAGTGCACAGGTAATGATTGTGATTGCGATTCTTCATATCAACGTTGTAGTACTGGTGGCTTTTGTCTTTTTAAAGGTCAGTGTGTAAATAAAGATGATTGTATTGAAGGTTATCTTTGTGGTGATGATTATAAATGTCAGCCACCAAATACGGTTGCCTGCAATTCACAAAGTTGTGGCCAAAACAAATGTAGTTTTACTGGCGGGTGCATTGCTCCTGATAAATGTGTAGTCACCAATGATTGTAGTAATGCCAATGAATTATGCAACGGTGATTGGCAGTGCAAAACCGATACTACTTGTGGTTCGTGGGCACCAGTTGCCACTACTCGTGTATCACCAAATATGCTTATTGTTTTAGATCGATCTTCCAGCATGACATTAGATTTAGGTAACACAAACATAAAACGCTGGGATGCAGCTAAAAGTGCAGTTAGCACCGTACTCGCAGAGAATACTGATACGATTCGCTTTGGCTTATCAATGTTTCCAGCAGGTAATGTTGAATGTGCAACTGGAGTGATGAATGTAGTTGTAGGTGACAATAAAGCGAGTGAGATAAACAGCACCCTAAATACAAGTGGTACGGGTCATGGTACATCTACAAGAGCTACTTTAGATAATATTAAAGATAATTTATCAACATTTGGTTTAGATGATCCAAATCGTGATAATTACATATTATTAGTTACAGATGGTGAGCCATGGTGTGAAGAAAATGGCTGTAATGCCACCTGTCGTGCAGCACGAGTGAATGCCTCAGTTAAAGCATTGTATGATCTTGGCATTAAAACTTATGTTATTGGGATAAGCATTGGTAATAGCGGCGCTGGTTTTAATTCATTAAATTGTGCCGCAGTCTATGGTGGCACCCAAACACAAGATTGCCCGATTACTACAGGTTCATGCCAAAGCGGTTCAACTAACACTTGTAGCTGCAATGCAAATTCACCCACAGCTTGTTACGCGCCCGCCGATTCTTTAGAAGGACTAAATGCTATACTTGCTAATATTGCTGGCCAAATTGTCTCTTGTACTTTTAGCCTTGATAACACAATTGATGATTTAAGTCGGCTATATGTGTATAGAAATGATCCAGAAAATACCTCACTTTGCCCACAGCCAAGTGAATGTTTGATAGCACAAGATAGTGTCGATGGATGGACAGTTAATAGCAATACTAACCAGATCGTCTTTAATGGCAGTAGTTGCGACAGCATAAAAGATAATATTTACCATCCCACCTTAGTATT